A segment of the Caldisericia bacterium genome:
ATATTTTAACTCTATCTCCCACATTGACATAATCAAATATCTTCTCCACATCTTTGTTCTGAAGTCTTACACATCCCTGAGATACACTTTTTCCCGGAGAGAATGGATCGTTTGTTCCATGAATTCCATACCCTCTCCAGGATAGAGCCATCCAGCGAGTTCCAAGCCCATTCTCTGGGTCCTCTTTGTATGGTGGGTAAATCTTACCATCTATAAACCACTCTGGGTCCTTACTCTTTCCAGTTATAAGAAAAACACCTTCCAGTGTTTGAGTGCTATCACTTCCTATGGCTACAGGAAAGACAAACCTTTTATTCTCTTTGTTTACAACTATAACATGGAGCGATTTATCCACTATTATAGGTGGGAGGAGAAGGATAATAAGGGAGGTGAGGATAATGTATTTTCTCATTTTTCTTCAACAAGTTCCATGAGAATTCCATGTGTGCTCTTTGGATGTACAAATGCAATTTTTTTACCTTCTGCTCCAATTCTTGGTTTTTCGTCTATCAGTTTAATGCCGTTATTTTTAAATACCTTTAACATCTCCTCTATATCATCCACTTTAATGGCGATGTGGTGCAAACCTTCTCCTCTTTTTTCAATAAATTTTTCTATTGGAGAGTTTTCTCCATACGCCTCTAAAAGTTCAATTCTTGATTCGCCAATGCTAAGACCAAGAACTTTTACACCAGAATCAGGTAGAG
Coding sequences within it:
- a CDS encoding L,D-transpeptidase, giving the protein MRKYIILTSLIILLLPPIIVDKSLHVIVVNKENKRFVFPVAIGSDSTQTLEGVFLITGKSKDPEWFIDGKIYPPYKEDPENGLGTRWMALSWRGYGIHGTNDPFSPGKSVSQGCVRLQNKDVEKIFDYVNVGDRVKI
- the mce gene encoding methylmalonyl-CoA epimerase, coding for MIEKIDHIGIAVKSIEQSKKFFKDILGLKVVFEETLPDSGVKVLGLSIGESRIELLEAYGENSPIEKFIEKRGEGLHHIAIKVDDIEEMLKVFKNNGIKLIDEKPRIGAEGKKIAFVHPKSTHGILMELVEEK